One segment of Thermoanaerobaculia bacterium DNA contains the following:
- a CDS encoding cupin domain-containing protein yields the protein MSDPHPYVVHLEPKFPALRTIDVAGLAAACTDRWYNQTLCRVDEAVVRLGVVEGEYHWHHHDEEDEFFYVVEGRLLVDVREGAAERTLDLSPGQGVVVPKNVEHRPRAPRRTVILMVERGTIVPTGTK from the coding sequence GTGAGCGATCCCCATCCCTACGTCGTCCACCTCGAGCCGAAGTTCCCGGCGCTCCGGACCATCGACGTCGCCGGCCTCGCGGCGGCATGCACGGACCGCTGGTACAACCAGACGCTCTGCCGCGTCGACGAGGCCGTCGTGCGCCTCGGCGTCGTCGAGGGGGAGTATCACTGGCATCATCACGACGAGGAAGACGAATTCTTCTACGTCGTCGAAGGAAGGCTGCTCGTCGACGTCCGCGAGGGCGCGGCGGAGCGGACGCTCGATCTCTCCCCCGGCCAGGGCGTCGTCGTCCCGAAGAACGTCGAGCACCGCCCTCGCGCGCCGCGACGCACGGTCATTCTGATGGTCGAGCGCGGGACGATCGTGCCGACGGGAACGAAGTGA
- the trpS gene encoding tryptophan--tRNA ligase — protein MRILSGIQPSGKLHLGNYLGAIRQHIELQDSGDAFYFIADLHALTTVKDPAVLRENVRDVALDYLALGLDPARAAFYKQSDIHEVPELSWLLTTVTPMGLLERCHSYKDKIARGLSPDHGLFSYPVLMAADILIVDADIVPVGKDQKQHVEVARDIAGSFNHLYGEVLKLPQDRILPEAGVVPGIDGQKMSKSYGNDIGIFLEGKALKERVMAIVTDSAPVEAPKDPDANNVFNLVKLFASAEEIAQWRERFAAGGLKYSEIKKRLIALLDERFGEARERRKALAKDPGYVDDVLLQGADKARKIASATLARCRRACGID, from the coding sequence ATGAGAATCCTCTCCGGCATCCAGCCGTCGGGCAAGCTCCACCTCGGCAACTACCTCGGTGCGATCCGGCAGCACATCGAGCTCCAGGACAGCGGCGACGCGTTCTATTTCATCGCGGACCTCCACGCCCTGACGACCGTCAAGGACCCGGCGGTCCTCCGCGAGAACGTTCGCGACGTGGCGCTCGACTACCTGGCCCTGGGTCTCGATCCCGCCCGCGCCGCGTTCTACAAGCAGTCGGACATCCACGAGGTGCCGGAGCTGTCGTGGCTCCTGACGACGGTGACGCCGATGGGGCTCCTCGAACGCTGCCACTCCTACAAGGACAAGATCGCGCGCGGCCTCTCCCCGGACCACGGTCTCTTCTCGTACCCGGTCCTGATGGCGGCCGACATCCTCATCGTCGACGCCGACATCGTCCCGGTCGGCAAGGACCAGAAGCAGCACGTCGAGGTCGCCCGCGACATCGCCGGAAGCTTCAACCATCTGTACGGCGAGGTCCTGAAGCTCCCGCAGGACCGGATCCTGCCGGAGGCCGGGGTCGTGCCGGGAATCGACGGCCAGAAGATGTCGAAATCCTACGGAAACGACATCGGGATCTTTCTCGAGGGAAAGGCGTTGAAGGAACGCGTGATGGCGATCGTCACCGACTCCGCTCCCGTGGAAGCTCCGAAGGACCCCGACGCGAACAACGTCTTCAATCTCGTCAAGCTCTTCGCCTCGGCGGAGGAGATCGCCCAATGGCGCGAGCGTTTCGCGGCCGGAGGGCTGAAGTACTCCGAGATCAAGAAGCGGTTGATCGCGCTCCTCGACGAGCGCTTCGGCGAAGCCCGCGAGCGCCGGAAGGCGCTCGCGAAGGATCCCGGCTACGTCGACGACGTGCTGCTTCAGGGCGCCGACAAGGCGCGGAAGATCGCGAGCGCGACGCTCGCTCGGTGTCGCCGCGCCTGCGGAATCGATTAG
- the cutA gene encoding divalent-cation tolerance protein CutA — MLTSVGTEEQGLDIAEALVHRRHAVCVNMVPSLRSIYRWKGKVCEDTEYLLVIKTIAKRFPDAAATIREINSYELPEILSFSIRNADARFCQWIVDGAEEPRRRRKAAVPAKPKRRGAARGSKGRKRPAEIRK; from the coding sequence ATGCTGACCTCGGTCGGGACGGAAGAGCAGGGCCTCGACATCGCGGAGGCGCTCGTCCACCGGCGGCACGCCGTCTGCGTGAACATGGTCCCTTCTCTGCGGTCGATCTACCGCTGGAAGGGGAAGGTCTGCGAGGACACGGAGTACCTGCTCGTCATCAAGACGATCGCGAAGCGCTTCCCCGACGCCGCGGCCACGATCCGGGAGATCAATTCCTACGAGCTGCCCGAGATCCTCTCGTTCTCGATCCGGAACGCCGACGCCCGGTTCTGCCAGTGGATCGTCGACGGCGCCGAGGAGCCGCGGAGGCGGAGGAAGGCCGCCGTCCCCGCGAAGCCGAAGCGGCGCGGCGCCGCCCGGGGCTCAAAAGGCCGAAAGCGCCCGGCCGAGATCCGCAAGTAG
- a CDS encoding PLP-dependent transferase, whose product LICHPATMTHASVPEEDRAKLGITPGLVRISVGIEDEEDLLADLGRALSAF is encoded by the coding sequence CTCATCTGCCACCCGGCGACGATGACGCACGCGTCGGTCCCCGAGGAGGACCGCGCGAAGCTCGGCATCACGCCGGGACTGGTTCGGATTTCGGTCGGGATCGAGGACGAAGAAGACCTACTTGCGGATCTCGGCCGGGCGCTTTCGGCCTTTTGA